A genomic segment from Synchiropus splendidus isolate RoL2022-P1 chromosome 18, RoL_Sspl_1.0, whole genome shotgun sequence encodes:
- the znf217 gene encoding zinc finger protein 217 isoform X2, translating to MPTDALLPFVESPHGLAQESLIMSSPSSIPVPESSMTAHFLTAFLEKVVLQAGEDSPLPCLFCDRTFVSKEELGAHMLNEHPTRLTEPAVLQVEAEFRIPDERPRNRSCILPKEKVEVHSCIVCGHESQDLPELEAHLRKHKDYFTYCCNICGRRFREPWFLKNHMKMHMKTVGKGKVQPEQDSPVMINGAVQEQTIDPVVTAYKMCLVCGFFFPDHQSLAAHSRVHNRELDRVRDEAVKEDANGSKQIFLHGLSLYPTSPQTGSQPERTSKWIPQLDPFNTYQAWQLATRGKIAVGPTTAKENPQGASTDNEDTGSDKEELNNIWPEGHGVKRSRHPSAAESPEPRRRSLMEEKSKEEKDRPTTCEECHRTFKTYHQLVLHSRVHRRERGGEESPTSSVEESSDRPKGRSNKCSYCGKSFRSSCYLTVHLRTHTGEKPYKCAYCDYAAAQKTSLKYHLERRHKDKPPMDIPSRPVTASPSSDCDKAESPLSEDSKVWAAETQSESCVISEEGFNPDPVRITEQYVPKTTGSLTDGVPLKCPVPSNLKWETEVVKEEHSEVPLDLSGKGSCAVPEARAPSAFLPCTMCPYKTMYPEVLIIHMNLNHKEKPLGNKRNGFVLRPTRLTGCPPALCGKDVKRLPAIDHHFSRRTKSPTHLPARPQDRLTIPVPPVSRQSPILVPQHKAAQRLRQNVDSSQPSRFTELMKKTSVFASEKAPPEKPSIPGRATITERGFPTRSSPFWPSDPTRLHLLTPFGSLPQPGFSEPTNRAKYSLTPGREAEPSEKLGFRSPPMEGPTRLIVSGRSIKSILPVPAPPEGLVPAKNSVMGGGLDTKWGRLNPLHSYRTPNLASLYLGSPTHTGHSGFGSPQAGGRTLLYQQLTAVPAFQRRDPQFSPRLQGTPDKTA from the exons ATGCCGACTGATGCGCTGCTGCCGTTCGTGGAGAGCCCACACGGACTCGCCCAGGAGAGTTTGATAATGAGTAGTCCTTCAAGCATCCCAGTCCCTGAATCCAGCATGACTGCTCACTTTCTGACCGCCTTTTTGGAGAAGGTAGTCCTGCAGGCCGGCGAAGATTCGCCCCTGCCCTGCTTGTTCTGTGACAGAACGTTTGTAAGCAAGGAAGAGCTGGGAGCGCACATGCTAAATGAGCATCCAACCCGCCTCACAGAGCCTGCTGTCCTTCAAGTCGAAGCCGAGTTCAGAATCCCAGATGAGCGACCCCGCAACAGATCCTGCATCCTTCCCAAAGAAAAGGTTGAGGTCCACAGCTGCATTGTGTGTGGACATGAGTCCCAGGACCTCCCTGAGCTGGAGGCCCACTTGAGGAAGCACAAGGACTACTTCACATACTGCTGCAACATCTGTGGGCGGCGCTTCAGAGAGCCCTGGTTCCTGAAGAACCACATGAAGATGCACATGAAGACCGTAGGAAAAGGCAAAGTTCAGCCAGAGCAGGACTCGCCCGTCATGATCAATGGTGCCGTTCAAGAACAGACAATCGACCCCGTAGTCACCGCTTACAAGATGTGCTTGGTTTGTGGTTTCTTCTTCCCAGACCACCAGAGCCTGGCAGCTCACAGCCGGGTGCACAATCGAGAGTTGGACAGAGTTAGGGACGAAGCGGTCAAGGAAGACGCTAACGGGTCCAAGCAGATTTTTCTTCATGGCCTTAGTCTGTACCCCACCTCGCCTCAGACAGGCTCACAGCCTGAGAGAACCTCTAAATGGATCCCACAACTAGATCCTTTCAACACCTACCAAGCATGGCAGCTGGCCACCAGAGGCAAGATCGCAGTTGGACCCACCACTGCTAAAGAAAATCCCCAAGGAGCCAGCACCGATAACGAAGACACCGGCTCAGACAAGGAGGAACTGAACAACATCTGGCCAGAGGGTCACGGAGTGAAAAGATCTCGACACCCATCTGCTGCCGAGAGCCCGGAACCACGACGCAGGTCTCTGATGGAAGAGAAGAGTAAAGAAGAAAAGGACAGACCCACCACCTGTGAGGAGTGTCATCGAACCTTCAAGACCTACCACCAACTGGTGCTCCACTCCAGGGTGCACAGACGTGAGCGAGGCGGAGAAGAGAGTCCCACCTCCTCTGTGGAAG AGAGTTCCGATCGCCCAAAAGGCAGATCCAATAAATGTAGCTACTGTGGGAAATCGTTCCGCTCCAGCTGCTACCTGACTGTCCACCTGCGGACACACACAG GTGAAAAGCCTTACAAGTGTGCGTACTGCGACTATGCTGCAGCACAGAAGACGTCCCTGAAGTATCACTTGGAACGACGCCACAAGGATAAACCACCAATGGATATCCCAAGCAGGCCTGTGACTGCATCACCCTCTTCTGATTGTGACAAAGCTGAAAGTCCTCTGTCGGAAGATTCCAAAGTCTGGGCAGCCGAAACCCAGTCGGAGTCCTGTGTCATTTCAGAGGAGGGATTCAACCCTGACCCTGTCCGGATTACAGAGCAGTACGTCCCCAAGACTACCGGCTCCCTGACCGATGGCGTACCCCTCAAGTGTCCTGTGCCTTCAAACCTAAAGTGGGAGACCGAGGTAGTGAAAGAGGAGCACTCTGAGGTCCCCCTGGACCTCTCTGGAAAAGGGTCTTGCGCTGTGCCCGAAGCCAGAGCCCCGTCGGCTTTCCTGCCCTGCACCATGTGTCCCTACAAGACCATGTACCCTGAAGTTCTGATCATACACATGAACTTGAATCACAAAGAGAAGCCCCTCGGGAATAAAAGGAACGGATTTGTTTTGCGGCCGACACGCCTCACAGGCTGCCCCCCGGCGCTCTGCGGTAAAGACGTCAAGCGACTGCCCGCGATCGACCATCATTTCTCTCGTCGGACCAAATCCCCCACCCATCTACCTGCAAGGCCTCAAGATAGACTGACCATCCCTGTGCCTCCTGTTTCCAGACAGTCCCCGATTCTTGTGCCGCAGCATAAGGCTGCACAACGGTTAAGACAGAACGTCGACTCAAGCCAGCCATCAAGATTCACCGAGTTGATGAAGAAAACCAGCGTGTTTGCATCTGAAAAGGCTCCTCCAGAAAAACCTTCCATTCCAGGAAGAGCAACCATCACTGAGCGGGGGTTCCCCACAAGAAGCAGCCCCTTCTGGCCGTCTGACCCCACCAGGCTACATCTGTTGACTCCCTTCGGCAGCCTTCCCCAACCTGGCTTCAGTGAACCCACCAACAGGGCGAAATATTCCCTGACTCCAGGCAGAGAAGCAGAACCCAGCGAAAAGTTGGGCTTCAGGTCCCCGCCCATGGAGGGGCCCACTCGGTTGATCGTCTCAGGGAGGAGTATAAAATCCATCCTGCCagttcctgctcctcctgaggGTCTGGTCCCTGCGAAGAACTCTGTCATGGGAGGAGGGCTTGACACAAAGTGGGGCAGGCTGAACCCATTGCACTCATACCGGACCCCAAACCTGGCGTCCCTCTACCTGGGTTCACCGACACATACTGGCCACTCTGGATTTGGAAGTCCCCAAGCAG GGGGTAGAACTCTGCTGTACCAGCAGTTGACCGCTGTGCCGGCCTTCCAGCGGAGAGACCCTCAGTTCTCACCGCGTCTCCAGGGGACGCCGGACAAAACTGCCTGA
- the znf217 gene encoding zinc finger protein 217 isoform X1, which translates to MPTDALLPFVESPHGLAQESLIMSSPSSIPVPESSMTAHFLTAFLEKVVLQAGEDSPLPCLFCDRTFVSKEELGAHMLNEHPTRLTEPAVLQVEAEFRIPDERPRNRSCILPKEKVEVHSCIVCGHESQDLPELEAHLRKHKDYFTYCCNICGRRFREPWFLKNHMKMHMKTVGKGKVQPEQDSPVMINGAVQEQTIDPVVTAYKMCLVCGFFFPDHQSLAAHSRVHNRELDRVRDEAVKEDANGSKQIFLHGLSLYPTSPQTGSQPERTSKWIPQLDPFNTYQAWQLATRGKIAVGPTTAKENPQGASTDNEDTGSDKEELNNIWPEGHGVKRSRHPSAAESPEPRRRSLMEEKSKEEKDRPTTCEECHRTFKTYHQLVLHSRVHRRERGGEESPTSSVEESSDRPKGRSNKCSYCGKSFRSSCYLTVHLRTHTGEKPYKCAYCDYAAAQKTSLKYHLERRHKDKPPMDIPSRPVTASPSSDCDKAESPLSEDSKVWAAETQSESCVISEEGFNPDPVRITEQYVPKTTGSLTDGVPLKCPVPSNLKWETEVVKEEHSEVPLDLSGKGSCAVPEARAPSAFLPCTMCPYKTMYPEVLIIHMNLNHKEKPLGNKRNGFVLRPTRLTGCPPALCGKDVKRLPAIDHHFSRRTKSPTHLPARPQDRLTIPVPPVSRQSPILVPQHKAAQRLRQNVDSSQPSRFTELMKKTSVFASEKAPPEKPSIPGRATITERGFPTRSSPFWPSDPTRLHLLTPFGSLPQPGFSEPTNRAKYSLTPGREAEPSEKLGFRSPPMEGPTRLIVSGRSIKSILPVPAPPEGLVPAKNSVMGGGLDTKWGRLNPLHSYRTPNLASLYLGSPTHTGHSGFGSPQAAGGRTLLYQQLTAVPAFQRRDPQFSPRLQGTPDKTA; encoded by the exons ATGCCGACTGATGCGCTGCTGCCGTTCGTGGAGAGCCCACACGGACTCGCCCAGGAGAGTTTGATAATGAGTAGTCCTTCAAGCATCCCAGTCCCTGAATCCAGCATGACTGCTCACTTTCTGACCGCCTTTTTGGAGAAGGTAGTCCTGCAGGCCGGCGAAGATTCGCCCCTGCCCTGCTTGTTCTGTGACAGAACGTTTGTAAGCAAGGAAGAGCTGGGAGCGCACATGCTAAATGAGCATCCAACCCGCCTCACAGAGCCTGCTGTCCTTCAAGTCGAAGCCGAGTTCAGAATCCCAGATGAGCGACCCCGCAACAGATCCTGCATCCTTCCCAAAGAAAAGGTTGAGGTCCACAGCTGCATTGTGTGTGGACATGAGTCCCAGGACCTCCCTGAGCTGGAGGCCCACTTGAGGAAGCACAAGGACTACTTCACATACTGCTGCAACATCTGTGGGCGGCGCTTCAGAGAGCCCTGGTTCCTGAAGAACCACATGAAGATGCACATGAAGACCGTAGGAAAAGGCAAAGTTCAGCCAGAGCAGGACTCGCCCGTCATGATCAATGGTGCCGTTCAAGAACAGACAATCGACCCCGTAGTCACCGCTTACAAGATGTGCTTGGTTTGTGGTTTCTTCTTCCCAGACCACCAGAGCCTGGCAGCTCACAGCCGGGTGCACAATCGAGAGTTGGACAGAGTTAGGGACGAAGCGGTCAAGGAAGACGCTAACGGGTCCAAGCAGATTTTTCTTCATGGCCTTAGTCTGTACCCCACCTCGCCTCAGACAGGCTCACAGCCTGAGAGAACCTCTAAATGGATCCCACAACTAGATCCTTTCAACACCTACCAAGCATGGCAGCTGGCCACCAGAGGCAAGATCGCAGTTGGACCCACCACTGCTAAAGAAAATCCCCAAGGAGCCAGCACCGATAACGAAGACACCGGCTCAGACAAGGAGGAACTGAACAACATCTGGCCAGAGGGTCACGGAGTGAAAAGATCTCGACACCCATCTGCTGCCGAGAGCCCGGAACCACGACGCAGGTCTCTGATGGAAGAGAAGAGTAAAGAAGAAAAGGACAGACCCACCACCTGTGAGGAGTGTCATCGAACCTTCAAGACCTACCACCAACTGGTGCTCCACTCCAGGGTGCACAGACGTGAGCGAGGCGGAGAAGAGAGTCCCACCTCCTCTGTGGAAG AGAGTTCCGATCGCCCAAAAGGCAGATCCAATAAATGTAGCTACTGTGGGAAATCGTTCCGCTCCAGCTGCTACCTGACTGTCCACCTGCGGACACACACAG GTGAAAAGCCTTACAAGTGTGCGTACTGCGACTATGCTGCAGCACAGAAGACGTCCCTGAAGTATCACTTGGAACGACGCCACAAGGATAAACCACCAATGGATATCCCAAGCAGGCCTGTGACTGCATCACCCTCTTCTGATTGTGACAAAGCTGAAAGTCCTCTGTCGGAAGATTCCAAAGTCTGGGCAGCCGAAACCCAGTCGGAGTCCTGTGTCATTTCAGAGGAGGGATTCAACCCTGACCCTGTCCGGATTACAGAGCAGTACGTCCCCAAGACTACCGGCTCCCTGACCGATGGCGTACCCCTCAAGTGTCCTGTGCCTTCAAACCTAAAGTGGGAGACCGAGGTAGTGAAAGAGGAGCACTCTGAGGTCCCCCTGGACCTCTCTGGAAAAGGGTCTTGCGCTGTGCCCGAAGCCAGAGCCCCGTCGGCTTTCCTGCCCTGCACCATGTGTCCCTACAAGACCATGTACCCTGAAGTTCTGATCATACACATGAACTTGAATCACAAAGAGAAGCCCCTCGGGAATAAAAGGAACGGATTTGTTTTGCGGCCGACACGCCTCACAGGCTGCCCCCCGGCGCTCTGCGGTAAAGACGTCAAGCGACTGCCCGCGATCGACCATCATTTCTCTCGTCGGACCAAATCCCCCACCCATCTACCTGCAAGGCCTCAAGATAGACTGACCATCCCTGTGCCTCCTGTTTCCAGACAGTCCCCGATTCTTGTGCCGCAGCATAAGGCTGCACAACGGTTAAGACAGAACGTCGACTCAAGCCAGCCATCAAGATTCACCGAGTTGATGAAGAAAACCAGCGTGTTTGCATCTGAAAAGGCTCCTCCAGAAAAACCTTCCATTCCAGGAAGAGCAACCATCACTGAGCGGGGGTTCCCCACAAGAAGCAGCCCCTTCTGGCCGTCTGACCCCACCAGGCTACATCTGTTGACTCCCTTCGGCAGCCTTCCCCAACCTGGCTTCAGTGAACCCACCAACAGGGCGAAATATTCCCTGACTCCAGGCAGAGAAGCAGAACCCAGCGAAAAGTTGGGCTTCAGGTCCCCGCCCATGGAGGGGCCCACTCGGTTGATCGTCTCAGGGAGGAGTATAAAATCCATCCTGCCagttcctgctcctcctgaggGTCTGGTCCCTGCGAAGAACTCTGTCATGGGAGGAGGGCTTGACACAAAGTGGGGCAGGCTGAACCCATTGCACTCATACCGGACCCCAAACCTGGCGTCCCTCTACCTGGGTTCACCGACACATACTGGCCACTCTGGATTTGGAAGTCCCCAAGCAG CAGGGGGTAGAACTCTGCTGTACCAGCAGTTGACCGCTGTGCCGGCCTTCCAGCGGAGAGACCCTCAGTTCTCACCGCGTCTCCAGGGGACGCCGGACAAAACTGCCTGA